Proteins encoded within one genomic window of Bradyrhizobium sp. 186:
- the sctJ gene encoding type III secretion inner membrane ring lipoprotein SctJ, giving the protein MIGLIDRESGQARPFRKRLQLLALLPLLLALVGCKADLYTKVQEREANEMLAVLLKNGVDALRVAAKDGTITIQVEQTQIASAIDLLNGEGLPRHAFKSLGEVFSAAGLIASPIEERARYVYALSEELSRTISDIDGVLSARVHVVLPKNDLLRRDTTPSSASVFIRHDSRANLSILLPQIKMLVANSIEGLSYDKVAVVFVSVERPALEPRPAAAAGFAQASGVISTPLVAVGMGLGGSVFGVLSCVLLSARGRQRRQSSQKVSAVGGRSGVSAIEMIRKATKPNAA; this is encoded by the coding sequence ATGATTGGTTTAATCGATCGCGAAAGCGGTCAGGCGCGCCCATTCCGCAAGCGGCTTCAACTTCTGGCTCTGCTGCCGCTCCTGCTTGCCCTGGTTGGTTGCAAAGCCGATCTCTACACGAAAGTGCAGGAGCGTGAGGCCAATGAGATGCTTGCTGTCCTCCTCAAGAACGGGGTCGATGCGCTCCGCGTTGCTGCTAAGGACGGGACTATCACGATCCAGGTCGAGCAGACTCAGATTGCTTCCGCAATCGACCTGCTGAATGGCGAAGGGTTGCCGCGCCACGCTTTCAAGAGTCTAGGCGAAGTGTTCAGCGCGGCGGGTCTGATTGCTTCGCCGATCGAGGAGCGCGCCCGTTACGTCTATGCGCTGAGCGAGGAATTATCTCGCACGATCAGTGATATCGATGGTGTCCTCTCGGCGCGCGTCCACGTTGTTCTGCCAAAGAACGACCTGTTGCGACGTGACACCACGCCATCTTCGGCGTCGGTTTTCATCCGGCATGACTCGAGGGCAAATCTCTCAATCTTGCTGCCGCAGATTAAAATGCTCGTCGCCAACAGCATCGAGGGCTTATCCTATGACAAGGTGGCTGTTGTTTTCGTCTCAGTCGAGCGGCCCGCACTAGAGCCGCGACCGGCGGCTGCGGCTGGTTTCGCCCAAGCATCTGGAGTCATTTCAACGCCATTGGTTGCGGTTGGCATGGGTCTCGGCGGGTCTGTATTCGGCGTGCTATCCTGCGTCTTGCTGAGCGCTCGTGGGCGTCAGCGCAGGCAATCATCTCAGAAAGTTAGCGCGGTTGGTGGGCGCTCGGGTGTCTCTGCTATCGAGATGATTCGCAAAGCGACTAAGCCTAATGCGGCGTAG
- a CDS encoding nodulation protein NolB yields MGMNGWSYHISMRAGLSMMMLGAAPISHNLEGLSKACSATVVDEQVQFQQSLLQAASVQDLAPPVTEAAAVPPTSEVSRATTQASPLGDRILQNLSAMYPVNAVPKGAETGSASEPLLLQPGKAEAGVPGAPSGAADFEAMLANLKDVSDSVIQVTLISNGIGSLGSSLNKLISAG; encoded by the coding sequence ATGGGCATGAACGGCTGGTCGTATCACATCTCGATGAGAGCGGGTCTTTCCATGATGATGTTGGGCGCTGCGCCGATTTCTCACAATCTAGAAGGCCTGTCCAAGGCCTGTTCGGCAACAGTGGTCGACGAGCAGGTCCAATTTCAGCAGAGTCTCTTGCAAGCGGCTTCGGTTCAAGACCTTGCGCCTCCAGTAACGGAAGCGGCGGCCGTTCCGCCGACATCCGAGGTGTCGCGTGCAACAACACAGGCGAGCCCGCTGGGCGATCGCATCCTCCAGAATCTTTCTGCGATGTATCCGGTCAATGCAGTTCCAAAAGGTGCGGAGACCGGGTCGGCGTCGGAGCCCCTTTTGCTGCAACCGGGCAAAGCGGAAGCAGGTGTGCCGGGCGCCCCCAGTGGCGCAGCTGACTTCGAGGCGATGTTGGCGAATCTGAAGGATGTTTCTGATAGCGTCATCCAGGTAACACTCATTTCAAATGGCATCGGTAGCCTCGGTTCATCTCTGAACAAGCTGATATCGGCGGGCTGA
- a CDS encoding nodulation protein NolW, with protein sequence MLIRSIIPHVLNGVLCVAVFVSGGIQMARGAPLSLPSTPYRYTVLDQELSAALQEFGNNLNIKVTISAEVKGRIRGHMPDLPPREFLDHLTQLYNLQWYYDGLVLYVSTAKEAQTRLLLLTSISCDALKATLDALAISDERYIMRPAPGNGLVLASGPPRFIALVDQTLNGLVAEAQARPRSVEMPSRESVLMLYRGASATIVRDGRTEGPYSSDMPRQEGALPAQGPGRR encoded by the coding sequence ATGCTCATCCGATCCATAATCCCGCACGTTTTGAACGGAGTCCTGTGTGTCGCCGTTTTCGTTTCCGGCGGAATACAGATGGCGCGCGGCGCTCCCCTGTCGCTGCCCTCGACACCTTATCGGTATACGGTTCTGGATCAGGAGCTTTCTGCCGCGCTGCAGGAATTCGGCAACAACCTCAATATTAAAGTCACCATCAGCGCCGAGGTGAAGGGTCGGATTCGCGGGCACATGCCGGACCTGCCACCGCGCGAGTTCCTTGACCATCTGACTCAGCTCTACAATCTTCAATGGTACTACGATGGGCTCGTGCTTTACGTGTCTACCGCAAAGGAAGCGCAAACTCGTCTGCTTCTCCTAACTTCAATCAGCTGCGACGCGCTCAAGGCAACCCTCGATGCGCTCGCCATTTCCGACGAACGCTACATCATGAGACCGGCACCGGGAAATGGCCTAGTCCTTGCGTCCGGTCCACCACGCTTCATCGCACTCGTGGATCAGACGCTCAATGGTCTTGTGGCGGAGGCGCAGGCGCGACCTCGCTCCGTCGAGATGCCGTCCCGTGAATCTGTGCTGATGTTATATCGTGGGGCCTCCGCGACGATCGTTCGGGATGGGCGAACTGAAGGCCCGTACTCTTCAGACATGCCGCGCCAGGAGGGTGCCTTGCCTGCGCAAGGGCCGGGCCGAAGATGA
- a CDS encoding transposase — MFTEEYKRQAAELLVSSGRSIRAVGKELGLRGSVLRRCVEKLRQEPASATRRPSTQAAPMSADQAPEIARLREENERMPIERDILKSRSRSLPERGHELPLHQGPS, encoded by the coding sequence TTGTTTACCGAGGAGTACAAGCGGCAGGCGGCTGAGCTTCTGGTGTCGAGTGGCCGATCGATCAGAGCCGTTGGCAAGGAACTCGGTCTGCGCGGTTCGGTGCTGCGGCGCTGCGTTGAGAAGCTCCGGCAGGAGCCGGCATCGGCGACGCGGCGCCCCAGCACGCAGGCGGCGCCGATGTCGGCGGACCAGGCTCCCGAGATCGCCCGTTTGCGCGAGGAGAACGAGCGGATGCCCATCGAGCGGGACATTCTAAAAAGTCGATCGCGATCTTTGCCGGAACGCGGACACGAGCTTCCGCTTCATCAAGGACCATCGTGA